The following coding sequences are from one Onychomys torridus chromosome 16, mOncTor1.1, whole genome shotgun sequence window:
- the Tamalin gene encoding protein TAMALIN produces MTLRRLRKLQQKEEAAAAPDPAGRAPDSEAARAAPAPAPAGPPAAAAPPGAPGDELYAALEDYHPAELYRALAVSGGTLPRRKGSGFRWKNFSQSPEQQRKVLTLEKTDNQTFGFEIQTYGLHHREEQRVEMVTFVCRVHESSPAQLAGLTPGDTIASVNGLNVEGIRHREIVDIIKASGNVLRLETLYGTSIRKAELEARLQYLKQTLYEKWGEYRSLMVQEQRLVHGLVVKDPSIYDTLESVRSCLYGAGLLPGSLPFGPLLAAPGGPRGSARRAKGDTDDAVYHTCFFGGAEPQALPPPPPPARTPGPGTAAEAPASVLCPAPRAALSRSASVRCAGPGGGGGGGAPGALWTEAREQALCGAGLRKTKYRSFRRRLLKFIPGLNRSLEEEESQL; encoded by the exons ATGACCCTCCGCCGACTCAGGAAGCTGCAGCAGAAGGAGGAGGCGGCGGCCGCGCCGGACCCCGCTGGCCGGGCTCCCGACTCGGAAGCGGCTCGTGCCGCGCCGGCGCCGGCCCCCGCGGGCCCCCCAGCTGCCGCCGCTCCGCCTGGAGCCCCGGGAGACGAGCTGTACGCGGCGCTGGAGGACTACCACCCGGCGGAGCTGTACCGTGCGCTCGCGGTGTCCGGGGGCACCCTGCCCCGCCGCAAG GGCTCAGGATTCCGTTGGAAGAATTTCAGCCAGAGTCCTGAACAGCAGCG GAAGGTGCTGACTTTGGAGAAGACGGACAACCAGACCTTCGGCTTTGAAATCCAG ACTTATGGCCTTCACCACCGGGAAGAGCAGCGTGTAGAGATGGTGACCTTCGTCTGCCGAGTTCACGAGTCCAGCCCTGCCCAGCTGGCTGGGCTCACACCAG GGGACACCATCGCCAGTGTCAACGGTCTCAATGTGGAAGGCATCAGGCACCGAGAGATTGTTGACATCATCAAGGCATCCGGCAACGTTCTCAG GCTGGAAACTCTGTATGGGACGTCCATTCGGAAGGCAGAACTAGAGGCTCGCCTGCAGTACCTGAAG CAAACCCTGTATGAGAAGTGGGGAGAATATCGATCGCTCATGGTTCAGGAGCAGCGGCTAGTGCACG GCCTGGTGGTTAAGGACCCAAGCATCTATGACACACTGGAGTCCGTGCGCTCCTGCCTCTACGGCGCTGGCCTGCTCCCGGGCTCGCTGCCCTTTGGGCCTCTCCTCGCTGCGCCTGGGGGTCCCCGCGGGAGCGCGCGGCGAGCCAAGGGGGACACCGACGACGCCGTGTACCACACTTGCTTCTTCGGGGGCGCCGAACCGCAGGCGCTGCCACCCCCGCCGCCCCCCGCGCGCACGCCCGGCCCGGGCACCGCCGCCGAGGCCCCGGCATCGGTGCTGTGTCCCGCACCCCGCGCCGCGCTCAGCCGCAGCGCCAGTGTGCGGTGCGCGGGCCCGGGCGGGGGTGGCGGCGGGGGCGCGCCGGGCGCGCTCTGGACTGAGGCCCGCGAGCAGGCCCTGTGCGGCGCCGGCCTGCGCAAGACCAAGTACCGCAGCTTCCGCCGGCGGCTGCTCAAGTTCATCCCCGGACTCAACCGCtccctggaggaagaggagagccaGCTGTAG